One region of Triticum aestivum cultivar Chinese Spring chromosome 6B, IWGSC CS RefSeq v2.1, whole genome shotgun sequence genomic DNA includes:
- the LOC123133456 gene encoding uncharacterized protein isoform X2 has translation MFVGGASGRHQRPDPPVPPEMRGVQAQLTGLTNDVARTISDSFSLYVSDTQGDWNGPFNYTSDLGFVQRCLAETRAQENARRRGRRIHFRLDMERTRI, from the exons ATGTTCGTCGGTGGTGCCAGCGGGCGGCATCAGCGGCcggacccgccggtgccgccggaGATGAGGGGCGTGCAGGCGCAGCTCACGGGGCTCACCAACGACGTCGCCAGGACCATCTCCGATAGCTTCAGCTTATACGTCTCCGACAC GCAGGGGGACTGGAACGGGCCCTTCAACTACACCTCCGACCTCGGCTTCGTGCAGCGCTGCCTCGCCGAAACCAGAG ctcag GAGAATGCTAGGCGCCGGGGGAGGCGGATTCATTTCAGATTGGACATGGAGAGAACACGGATCTGA
- the LOC123133456 gene encoding uncharacterized protein isoform X3 — MFVGGASGRHQRPDPPVPPEMRGVQAQLTGLTNDVARTISDSFSLYVSDTQGDWNGPFNYTSDLGFVQRCLAETRGEC; from the exons ATGTTCGTCGGTGGTGCCAGCGGGCGGCATCAGCGGCcggacccgccggtgccgccggaGATGAGGGGCGTGCAGGCGCAGCTCACGGGGCTCACCAACGACGTCGCCAGGACCATCTCCGATAGCTTCAGCTTATACGTCTCCGACAC GCAGGGGGACTGGAACGGGCCCTTCAACTACACCTCCGACCTCGGCTTCGTGCAGCGCTGCCTCGCCGAAACCAGAG GAGAATGCTAG
- the LOC123133456 gene encoding uncharacterized protein isoform X1 produces the protein MFVGGASGRHQRPDPPVPPEMRGVQAQLTGLTNDVARTISDSFSLYVSDTQGDWNGPFNYTSDLGFVQRCLAETRAQVFAELLPCWLLLIWARLGSLTTTTSSLAAICFRFLDFFSFCVELSLWLRVSV, from the exons ATGTTCGTCGGTGGTGCCAGCGGGCGGCATCAGCGGCcggacccgccggtgccgccggaGATGAGGGGCGTGCAGGCGCAGCTCACGGGGCTCACCAACGACGTCGCCAGGACCATCTCCGATAGCTTCAGCTTATACGTCTCCGACAC GCAGGGGGACTGGAACGGGCCCTTCAACTACACCTCCGACCTCGGCTTCGTGCAGCGCTGCCTCGCCGAAACCAGAG ctcaggtgttcgctGAATTGCTTCCTTGCTGGTTGTTGTTGATTTGGGCTCGATTGGGCTCATTGACCACTACTACTAGTTCCCTTGCGGCGATTTGTTTCCGCtttcttgattttttttcattCTGCGTTGAACTATCTCTTTGGCTAAGAGtcagtgtttaa